From Candidatus Pedobacter colombiensis, one genomic window encodes:
- a CDS encoding IscS subfamily cysteine desulfurase, translating to MELPIYLDNNATTPLDPRVLEAMLPYFTNKFGNAASRNHAFGWVAEEGVDYAREQVAKLIGCTEKEIIFTSGATEADNLGIKGVFEMYQEKGNHIITATTEHKAVLDTCKHLEKLGAKVTYLKVKEDGLIDLQELEAAMTEQTILVTIMYGNNEIGVIQPIKEISAIAHKYGALFMTDATQAVGKIPVDVNADGIDLMAFSAHKMYGPKGVGVLYVRRKNPRVKVTAQIDGGGHERGMRSGTLNVPGIVGLGKACELCRLEMDEEAKRLSALRDKLENALSELEESYVNGNTQHRLPHVANISFKYVEGEGLMMAMKDLAVSSGSACTSASLEPSYVLKSLGLSDDLAHSSIRFGLGRFTTEEEIDYAIENTKKAVNHLRDLSPLWEMFKEGIDLSKIEWAEH from the coding sequence ATGGAACTTCCTATTTATTTAGATAATAACGCAACTACGCCTCTTGATCCAAGAGTGCTGGAAGCGATGTTGCCCTATTTCACTAACAAATTTGGTAACGCTGCAAGTCGTAACCATGCATTTGGATGGGTTGCTGAAGAAGGTGTTGACTATGCCCGCGAACAAGTGGCAAAATTGATTGGCTGTACTGAAAAAGAGATCATCTTCACTTCAGGAGCTACAGAGGCTGACAACTTGGGTATTAAAGGTGTATTCGAAATGTACCAAGAAAAAGGTAATCATATCATTACCGCTACAACTGAACATAAAGCAGTTTTAGATACCTGTAAACATTTAGAGAAACTAGGCGCAAAAGTTACTTATCTAAAAGTAAAAGAGGATGGATTAATTGATCTTCAGGAGCTGGAAGCTGCCATGACAGAACAAACTATCCTGGTTACGATTATGTATGGAAACAACGAAATCGGCGTTATCCAACCTATTAAAGAAATCTCCGCTATTGCCCATAAATATGGTGCATTGTTTATGACAGATGCGACACAGGCTGTGGGTAAAATACCTGTAGATGTAAATGCTGATGGAATTGACTTAATGGCATTCTCTGCACATAAAATGTATGGTCCTAAAGGTGTTGGTGTATTGTATGTACGTCGTAAAAACCCAAGGGTTAAAGTAACTGCACAAATCGATGGTGGTGGTCACGAGCGTGGTATGCGTTCTGGTACCTTAAACGTACCTGGTATTGTAGGTTTAGGAAAAGCTTGTGAACTGTGCCGTTTAGAAATGGATGAAGAAGCTAAACGTTTATCTGCATTAAGAGATAAACTGGAAAATGCACTTTCTGAGCTTGAAGAAAGCTATGTAAATGGTAACACCCAACATCGTTTACCTCATGTAGCTAACATCTCTTTCAAATACGTTGAAGGTGAAGGCTTAATGATGGCGATGAAAGATTTAGCAGTATCATCAGGTTCAGCTTGTACTTCTGCTTCACTAGAACCTTCATATGTATTGAAAAGTCTGGGTTTGTCAGATGATCTGGCACACTCTTCTATCCGTTTCGGATTAGGTCGTTTTACTACCGAAGAAGAAATAGATTACGCAATAGAAAATACTAAGAAAGCAGTAAATCACCTGAGAGACCTTTCTCCACTTTGGGAAATGTTTAAAGAAGGTATTGATTTAAGTAAAATTGAGTGGGCAGAACACTAA
- the tpiA gene encoding triose-phosphate isomerase: MRKKIVAGNWKMNLDYTNGISLFSEIVNMVRDEKKGDQIAIICSPYIHLNSLAKLGGEVVKIGAQNCHQNDSGAFTGEISAGMIKSVGCEYVIIGHSERRQYFAESNELLAQKTAKALENELIPIFCIGETLDERNNGVYFDVLKIQLEQGVFGLSATDFAKVVIAYEPVWAIGTGLTATSEQAQEVHAYIRKEIAVKYNSEIAENTTILYGGSCNPKNAAELFAQNDIDGGLIGGASLKSRDFVDIVKTFNS, encoded by the coding sequence ATGAGAAAAAAAATAGTTGCAGGAAATTGGAAAATGAATCTGGATTATACCAATGGTATATCTTTATTTTCAGAAATCGTTAATATGGTAAGAGATGAAAAAAAGGGCGATCAGATCGCAATTATTTGCTCACCATATATTCATTTAAACAGCCTGGCTAAATTAGGTGGTGAAGTTGTTAAGATAGGTGCTCAGAATTGTCACCAAAATGATAGTGGCGCGTTTACAGGAGAGATCTCTGCTGGAATGATCAAGTCTGTTGGTTGCGAATATGTGATCATAGGTCACTCAGAAAGACGCCAGTATTTTGCCGAGAGCAATGAATTGCTCGCTCAGAAAACGGCTAAGGCATTAGAAAATGAACTTATTCCGATTTTCTGTATTGGTGAAACACTTGATGAAAGAAACAATGGGGTTTATTTCGACGTGCTTAAAATTCAGCTTGAACAAGGTGTTTTTGGTTTAAGTGCTACTGATTTTGCAAAAGTTGTAATTGCTTACGAACCTGTATGGGCAATTGGAACCGGACTCACTGCAACGTCAGAGCAGGCTCAGGAAGTCCATGCTTATATCAGAAAAGAGATTGCTGTTAAGTATAATAGTGAAATAGCTGAAAATACAACCATTTTATATGGTGGAAGTTGCAATCCGAAAAATGCTGCGGAGCTTTTTGCTCAGAACGATATAGATGGTGGTTTGATAGGTGGAGCATCACTAAAATCAAGAGATTTTGTAGACATTGTTAAAACTTTTAATTCTTAA
- a CDS encoding type B 50S ribosomal protein L31, whose protein sequence is MKKDLHPSNYRFVVFKDMSNEYSFLTKSCVDTKETIKWEDGNEYPLYKLEISHTSHPFYTGKMKLVDTAGRIDKFKTRYAKK, encoded by the coding sequence ATGAAAAAAGATCTGCATCCATCAAACTATAGATTTGTAGTATTTAAAGATATGTCTAACGAGTATTCTTTTTTAACTAAATCTTGTGTAGATACTAAAGAAACTATCAAATGGGAAGATGGCAACGAGTATCCTTTATATAAATTAGAGATTTCTCACACTTCTCACCCTTTCTATACTGGAAAAATGAAATTGGTTGATACTGCTGGTCGTATCGATAAATTCAAAACACGTTACGCTAAAAAGTAA
- a CDS encoding long-chain fatty acid--CoA ligase, which translates to MELFNEHSTIPTLLRNVVANIHKPEETFLIHKKNTKWEEISYKHTLDCADAVSAFFLAKGIHKGDRMGLMIENSPEYVYYDQGIQQIGAINVSIYPTLSEQEVAYIVNDSGMRAILIGNTFLYKKILKVADNCRHLEYIIPAFPEYTKVAIPEDLKAQIISFDEVLAATGKISQDQLEEISKIRNTVHPADISSLIYTSGTTGTPKGVMLTHSNFVENVKVCLQQIPVIDETETFLSFLPLSHVFERTATYHVCCAQGCKIAFAQSLDLLAKNMAEVRPTVMSCVPRLLEKIHDKAIKSGTASGGLKAKIFLWALEIGQEYRRIKEAGKNPGMVLSAKKVLAEKLVFSKIKEKTGGRLKFMISGGAALPKNVGEFFGNLGIKILEGFGLTETSPVMSVTEFHRQVYGTVGRIIPGIEVGIQHVETKQMISIQTYQSFQEDFECEEGEIIVRGHCVMKGYFNKPAETAEAIDKNNWFHTGDIGRFYKGNLQITDRLKNMIVNAYGKNVYPTPVESIYMKSLKIDQVFLIGDKREYLTAIIIPNKENMQEAFNLPESFFLKPEIFIDEKEIINWIGQDIRKLSNELAKFERIKNFKVKRNPFSLEEGEITPTLKPKRKVIETKYAIAINEMYTEAVDAD; encoded by the coding sequence ATGGAATTATTTAATGAGCACTCTACGATCCCAACTTTATTGAGAAATGTAGTGGCAAACATTCACAAACCGGAAGAAACATTCCTAATCCACAAAAAAAACACAAAATGGGAGGAGATTTCTTATAAACATACCCTGGATTGTGCCGATGCTGTCTCAGCATTCTTCCTGGCTAAGGGCATCCATAAAGGTGACCGAATGGGCCTCATGATAGAAAACTCCCCTGAATACGTTTACTACGATCAGGGAATACAGCAAATAGGCGCCATCAATGTATCTATTTACCCTACCCTATCCGAGCAAGAAGTTGCGTACATCGTAAATGATTCGGGTATGCGGGCCATACTGATAGGGAATACATTTCTTTATAAAAAGATACTCAAAGTAGCAGACAATTGCAGGCATCTGGAATATATTATACCCGCTTTCCCAGAGTATACAAAAGTCGCTATACCAGAAGATCTAAAAGCGCAGATAATCAGCTTTGATGAAGTACTTGCTGCAACAGGAAAGATAAGTCAGGACCAGCTTGAAGAAATCAGTAAAATCCGCAATACCGTGCATCCTGCTGACATTTCTTCATTAATTTATACATCCGGAACTACCGGAACTCCAAAGGGCGTAATGTTAACGCACAGCAATTTTGTTGAAAATGTAAAAGTTTGTTTACAGCAAATACCGGTGATTGACGAAACAGAAACTTTTCTGTCTTTCCTCCCTTTATCCCATGTATTTGAACGTACCGCAACCTATCATGTTTGCTGTGCACAAGGATGTAAAATAGCCTTTGCGCAAAGCCTGGACCTATTGGCTAAAAACATGGCAGAGGTTAGACCAACCGTAATGAGTTGTGTTCCGAGATTGCTGGAAAAAATTCACGACAAAGCCATTAAAAGCGGTACAGCTAGTGGTGGCCTAAAAGCCAAAATATTCCTTTGGGCGCTAGAAATAGGTCAGGAGTACCGAAGAATTAAAGAAGCGGGTAAAAACCCGGGAATGGTACTCAGTGCGAAAAAAGTGCTGGCAGAAAAACTCGTATTTAGCAAAATTAAAGAAAAAACCGGGGGCAGGTTAAAGTTTATGATCTCGGGTGGAGCCGCATTACCTAAAAATGTAGGTGAGTTCTTCGGCAACCTGGGAATAAAAATTCTGGAGGGCTTCGGATTAACTGAAACTTCGCCGGTAATGTCTGTGACTGAATTTCACAGACAAGTATATGGTACAGTTGGGAGGATAATTCCAGGTATTGAAGTTGGCATCCAACATGTAGAAACCAAGCAAATGATCAGCATTCAAACTTATCAATCCTTCCAGGAAGATTTTGAGTGTGAAGAAGGAGAAATCATTGTCAGAGGCCATTGTGTAATGAAAGGTTACTTTAATAAACCAGCAGAAACAGCTGAAGCCATTGATAAAAACAACTGGTTCCATACTGGTGATATCGGACGTTTTTACAAAGGAAACCTACAAATTACCGATCGCTTGAAAAACATGATTGTAAATGCTTATGGCAAGAATGTTTACCCTACCCCGGTAGAGAGCATTTATATGAAAAGTCTTAAAATAGACCAGGTTTTTCTAATTGGTGATAAGCGTGAATACCTTACCGCCATCATCATCCCCAATAAAGAGAACATGCAGGAAGCATTCAACTTACCTGAATCTTTCTTTCTGAAACCCGAAATTTTTATTGATGAAAAAGAAATCATCAACTGGATTGGTCAGGATATAAGAAAGCTTTCCAATGAATTGGCGAAGTTCGAACGCATTAAAAACTTTAAGGTCAAACGCAATCCTTTTAGCCTCGAAGAGGGCGAGATTACACCAACCTTAAAGCCGAAGCGGAAGGTTATTGAGACAAAATATGCCATTGCTATTAATGAAATGTATACTGAAGCTGTTGATGCAGATTAA
- the prmA gene encoding 50S ribosomal protein L11 methyltransferase has protein sequence MKYIQVSFSFNAIEEYQQDLLIAELADIGFNTFEEIENGFVAFIEFNTYDEGNLKNVLNQYEGEFQCSYVVSEIEGKNWNEEWEKNFEPLIIDDQCYVRATFHEAKPEYAYEIVIDPKMAFGTGHHQTTTMMMQYILAADVKDKEILDMGCGTAILAILAAKKGASKLVAIDNDEVCYESSIENAALNGIDNLEAICGGKEVIPEAQFDTILANINRNILLDQIPTYAKVLKSEGSIYFSGFYESPDLEMIKQACEPFGIRYVDHKKIGEWVAAYFKKD, from the coding sequence ATGAAGTATATACAGGTAAGTTTCAGTTTTAATGCCATTGAGGAGTATCAGCAGGATCTTTTGATTGCTGAGTTGGCCGATATAGGTTTTAATACTTTCGAAGAGATAGAGAATGGTTTTGTTGCGTTTATAGAGTTCAATACCTATGATGAGGGTAATCTTAAAAATGTGCTGAATCAATATGAGGGAGAATTTCAATGCAGTTATGTAGTTTCAGAAATTGAAGGAAAGAACTGGAATGAGGAATGGGAGAAGAATTTCGAGCCGCTGATTATTGATGATCAGTGTTATGTTCGGGCAACCTTTCATGAAGCTAAGCCGGAATATGCCTACGAAATTGTCATAGACCCAAAAATGGCCTTTGGTACAGGGCATCATCAAACAACTACTATGATGATGCAGTACATCCTTGCAGCTGATGTTAAGGATAAGGAAATTCTTGATATGGGCTGTGGTACCGCGATACTTGCGATACTTGCAGCTAAAAAGGGAGCTTCAAAATTAGTCGCAATAGATAATGATGAAGTTTGTTACGAAAGTAGCATAGAGAACGCAGCTTTAAACGGAATAGATAATCTGGAAGCCATTTGTGGAGGAAAAGAGGTTATCCCTGAAGCACAGTTTGATACCATTCTTGCCAATATCAATAGAAATATTTTGCTTGATCAGATTCCAACCTATGCCAAGGTATTGAAGTCGGAGGGTAGTATTTACTTCAGTGGATTTTATGAATCTCCGGATCTGGAGATGATTAAGCAAGCCTGTGAACCTTTTGGAATTAGATATGTTGATCATAAGAAGATTGGCGAATGGGTAGCAGCTTATTTTAAGAAAGATTAA
- the mce gene encoding methylmalonyl-CoA epimerase gives MNRIEHIGIAVKDMDVSCSLYERLLGVSCYKKEEVASEGVNTAFFKTGVNKIELLTATTTDSPIAKFLEKKGEGIHHIAFDVDDIEAEMTRLKAEGFVLLNEAPKLGADNKLVCFVHPKGTNGVLIELCQEVKS, from the coding sequence ATGAATAGAATAGAACATATAGGGATTGCGGTTAAAGACATGGATGTTTCCTGCTCGCTTTATGAACGTTTACTGGGAGTTTCTTGCTACAAAAAGGAGGAAGTTGCGTCGGAGGGGGTTAATACGGCCTTTTTTAAAACAGGGGTTAATAAGATCGAGTTGCTGACGGCAACGACCACTGATAGCCCTATTGCAAAGTTCCTGGAAAAAAAAGGAGAGGGAATACATCATATTGCTTTTGATGTGGATGATATTGAAGCGGAAATGACTCGTTTAAAGGCAGAGGGCTTTGTGTTGTTAAATGAAGCGCCTAAGTTGGGAGCAGATAATAAATTGGTTTGTTTTGTACATCCTAAAGGAACAAATGGTGTTTTGATAGAGTTGTGTCAGGAGGTTAAAAGTTAA
- a CDS encoding iron-sulfur cluster assembly accessory protein has product MITITDKAKSKIDQLMQESQMDASYFLRVSVKGGGCSGLSYNLDFDDEEKPGDQFFEDKGIRIALDMKSFLYLAGTELDFSDGLNGKGFNFNNPNASRSCGCGESFSV; this is encoded by the coding sequence ATGATTACGATCACTGATAAAGCAAAAAGCAAAATCGACCAGTTAATGCAAGAGTCGCAAATGGATGCTAGCTATTTTTTGCGTGTATCTGTTAAAGGAGGAGGATGTTCAGGATTGTCCTACAACCTCGACTTTGATGACGAAGAAAAGCCTGGAGATCAGTTTTTTGAAGACAAAGGCATTAGAATTGCATTAGACATGAAGTCCTTCCTTTATCTGGCAGGAACTGAGCTTGATTTTTCTGATGGTTTAAACGGAAAAGGATTTAACTTTAATAACCCAAACGCAAGCCGCTCCTGTGGTTGCGGCGAAAGTTTTTCCGTTTAA
- the iscU gene encoding Fe-S cluster assembly scaffold IscU codes for MAYSEKVIEHYTNPRNVGTLNKDSKSVGTGLVGAPECGDVMRLQIEVDENNVITDAKFKTFGCGSAIASSSLATEWLKGKSIDEALAIDNMDIVEELALPPVKIHCSVLAEDAIKSAINDYRVKNGLEPFELAKSHH; via the coding sequence ATGGCATACTCAGAAAAAGTAATAGAACACTATACCAATCCAAGAAACGTTGGTACTTTAAATAAAGACAGCAAATCAGTAGGTACAGGCCTTGTTGGCGCACCTGAGTGCGGCGACGTAATGCGTCTGCAAATTGAAGTTGATGAAAACAATGTAATTACCGATGCTAAATTTAAAACATTTGGTTGTGGTTCTGCAATTGCATCTTCTTCATTAGCTACGGAATGGTTAAAAGGTAAAAGTATAGATGAAGCTTTGGCAATAGACAATATGGATATTGTTGAAGAGTTGGCTTTACCACCTGTAAAAATCCATTGCTCAGTTTTAGCAGAAGACGCAATTAAATCTGCAATCAATGATTACCGCGTTAAAAATGGTTTAGAGCCATTTGAACTGGCCAAATCACACCATTAA
- a CDS encoding putative sugar nucleotidyl transferase, which yields MMINLFDDNAWQSLRPLSFTRPVADLRVGILTIAEKWQKYLAAEYGYVTAPYLSVKYRPLNGAELYINGSICPDEALLEAILELQIGEALKKNDVLIAYKINATEIHHPEIHKQLHTKTYQETFVRVFVPEDVFRSNDVELRKDFALLTKGKTTAQLSGTNTFLGDNIFAEAGAEAECSTFNSLSGPIYIGENSQVWEGSHIRGSFALCNNSQVKMGAKIYGQTTIGPYSRVGGEINNAVIWGYSSKGHEGYLGNSVMGQWCNIGADSNNSNLKNNYADVKLWDYESERFRETGLQFCGLIMADHGKCGINTMFNTGTVAGVSANVFGDGFPKHFIPDFAWGGAGGFDVYNLQKMFETAEKVYERRNMRFDQVEKDILSAIFEMTKNYRSF from the coding sequence ATGATGATCAATTTATTTGATGACAATGCCTGGCAATCCCTGCGGCCACTATCTTTTACCAGGCCGGTTGCAGATCTTCGCGTAGGAATTTTAACTATAGCCGAAAAATGGCAAAAGTACCTGGCCGCCGAATACGGCTATGTTACTGCTCCATACCTGTCTGTAAAATACCGACCACTTAATGGGGCTGAGTTGTATATCAATGGCTCAATATGTCCGGATGAAGCTTTGCTAGAAGCAATCCTGGAACTTCAAATTGGCGAAGCGCTAAAAAAGAATGATGTGCTTATCGCTTATAAGATAAATGCCACTGAGATACATCATCCAGAAATTCATAAGCAATTGCATACTAAAACCTATCAGGAAACTTTTGTAAGAGTCTTTGTTCCCGAAGATGTATTTAGATCTAACGATGTAGAGCTGAGGAAAGATTTTGCCCTGCTCACTAAGGGGAAAACGACTGCACAATTAAGCGGAACTAATACTTTCTTAGGGGATAATATTTTTGCCGAAGCAGGTGCTGAGGCTGAATGTTCTACGTTTAATAGTTTAAGCGGTCCTATATATATAGGCGAAAATTCACAGGTGTGGGAAGGTAGTCACATCAGAGGCTCTTTTGCACTGTGTAACAATTCGCAGGTTAAAATGGGCGCAAAAATATACGGGCAAACTACCATTGGTCCTTATAGTCGTGTTGGCGGAGAGATTAATAATGCTGTAATCTGGGGCTATTCCTCTAAGGGGCATGAAGGTTATCTGGGTAATTCGGTAATGGGACAGTGGTGTAACATTGGTGCCGATAGCAATAATTCCAATCTGAAAAATAATTATGCTGATGTTAAACTATGGGATTATGAGTCGGAGCGCTTTCGCGAAACCGGTCTGCAATTTTGTGGTTTAATTATGGCTGATCATGGGAAATGTGGGATCAACACCATGTTTAATACAGGGACAGTTGCCGGAGTGAGCGCCAATGTTTTTGGTGATGGCTTTCCAAAACATTTTATTCCTGATTTTGCATGGGGTGGAGCAGGTGGATTTGATGTGTATAACCTTCAAAAGATGTTTGAAACAGCAGAAAAGGTTTATGAACGCAGAAATATGAGGTTTGATCAGGTAGAAAAGGATATCTTATCTGCGATTTTCGAGATGACAAAAAATTATAGGTCCTTTTAA